One region of uncultured Methanolobus sp. genomic DNA includes:
- a CDS encoding PAS domain S-box protein, with protein MNSEENKKLKKLVAYSEELFQSSADEPDYNRITEMMKDISGARYAAFILFDENIDAYITKSIQGTAKHIKKASEILNFDLRKRLWDRDKNLEDKIKNNIITHFSSIHELTEGSFPGKPIILLEKTFNVGHTIIANIFRNSPNMGYFVLIYSVGEDPVNEEIIEVLSRQVGLLLERKKTEEKLRFQFRYQKMISEISSRFLRISDNEVDDAIDEALQACRELFDVEGAYAFLFSDDREILVKSYECLASGIKSHASNIIGTKLSDNPWFEKNIKENEHIYVSDIDEMPQEAEAYKNGLKQYSVKSFLHIPLTEQSDVIGFIGFSSVNKRIWSEEQIELLKVLAGIISSALEKRAEREELQIQKKRLSEAQRIGHTGSWEFDMNTGMVHASREAINIYGIEDTGATIREVQALVLPQFRSSLDQSLKDLIGLNKPYHVEFSICRPLDNEIRHISSVAEYYPDRNTVVGTLQDITERKEAEKKIAEREVWKHELIKNSMDGIVVLDLQGGVYEANQCYADMLGYSLEEVKKLHIWDWDVQIGREKFLRMSKRMHQDIKYIETLHKRKDGKILNMEISSSNAKCGEQELVFCVCRDITERKRSEEQLQNRTQMLDMALEATCAGIWDVDLLTGNIELQGLDSWKKITGYDIEDFSEYNLSMWEELIHPEDAEEVVSKFSDTASCKNDHYLAEYRMLHKNGHWVWIRAHGRISGFSKDGRPLHVYGTHISIDENKKAEEKAKAASQAKSDFLANMSHEIRTPLNGIIGFSDLLINSQPVSSQLQYLQTINASANSLLDLINDVLDISKIEAGKLELVNEKVDLRELCEQINDMLKYSAHAKGLELLSNLSPRLPDFIVADRMRLRQVLVNLLGNAIKFTSAGEVELKVIAGKTDIESKADITFSVRDTGIGIPPDKQTDIYDSFSQADSSISRKYGGTGLGLSISNKLLEKMYSELELTSEEGKGSCFSFTVKFPVETMELSYEEKTKNVEKILIVDDNEKNCHIIGSILENAGINTEIAHSAEETLKICKELTDSIDLMIMDQHMSLMNGDELVREIRKGNTCYSADMPVIIMQDSTDMVTENEHKEDSSINKRSVHIIKPVKQRELLESIVNIMSEGEGNISEERCVPELPDDRHGGKYSILIAEDNEVNMLLASTFVSRILPEAKVFKAKDGKDAVRLFGENIPDLVLMDIQMPELNGYDATVMIRNIEKTRGTHTPIIALTAGTFREEKDKCFEAGLDDYIPKPIIFDNIRQLFDKWLFKQYEENENEKQKEHSLDPVHFDSEWLSENTNGSKELYDDIAAMAMKSFVRSHKEMCAAFSINDMDRMATIAHKTRGTALNTGFNVMASSVEDIENAAKNDPENVLKLLEKMEEEIEYLIRFFDKQNQ; from the coding sequence ATGAATTCTGAAGAGAACAAAAAACTGAAAAAGCTGGTGGCTTATTCAGAAGAACTTTTCCAGAGCTCAGCCGATGAACCTGACTATAATCGTATAACTGAAATGATGAAGGACATTTCCGGTGCCAGATATGCCGCATTCATCCTTTTTGATGAGAACATCGATGCATACATAACAAAAAGTATCCAGGGTACTGCAAAGCACATCAAAAAAGCCTCTGAGATACTTAATTTTGACCTCAGGAAAAGGCTCTGGGACAGAGACAAAAATCTGGAAGATAAGATCAAGAATAATATAATCACACATTTTTCATCAATACATGAACTCACAGAAGGGTCCTTCCCCGGAAAACCAATAATACTCCTTGAAAAGACCTTCAATGTCGGTCATACAATCATCGCCAATATATTCAGGAACAGTCCCAATATGGGATATTTTGTACTTATCTATTCTGTTGGTGAGGACCCTGTCAATGAAGAGATCATAGAAGTATTATCACGCCAGGTAGGACTGTTACTGGAAAGGAAAAAAACCGAGGAAAAGCTCCGGTTCCAGTTCAGGTACCAGAAGATGATATCAGAGATCAGTTCCAGGTTCCTGCGAATTTCTGACAACGAAGTGGATGATGCTATAGACGAAGCTCTTCAAGCATGCAGGGAGCTTTTTGATGTCGAAGGAGCATATGCATTTCTTTTTTCAGATGACCGGGAAATACTGGTAAAAAGTTACGAGTGCCTTGCCAGTGGGATCAAATCCCATGCAAGTAATATCATTGGCACTAAACTTAGTGACAATCCATGGTTTGAAAAGAACATAAAAGAAAATGAACACATTTATGTATCTGATATCGATGAAATGCCGCAGGAAGCTGAAGCTTACAAGAATGGGTTGAAGCAATATTCCGTAAAGTCCTTCCTTCACATACCGCTGACAGAACAATCAGACGTTATTGGCTTTATTGGTTTTAGTTCAGTTAACAAAAGAATCTGGTCAGAAGAACAGATCGAATTGCTAAAGGTACTTGCCGGAATAATATCCAGCGCACTTGAGAAGAGAGCTGAAAGGGAAGAGCTTCAGATACAGAAAAAAAGACTAAGTGAAGCACAGAGGATCGGACACACCGGCAGCTGGGAGTTTGACATGAACACGGGAATGGTGCATGCTTCACGGGAAGCTATCAACATATATGGCATAGAAGACACAGGTGCAACAATCCGTGAAGTCCAGGCTCTTGTTCTCCCTCAATTCAGGTCATCCCTTGATCAGTCACTTAAAGATCTTATAGGACTCAATAAGCCATACCATGTAGAATTCAGCATTTGCAGACCACTGGACAATGAGATACGTCACATAAGTTCTGTAGCGGAATACTATCCTGACAGGAATACAGTAGTGGGAACACTACAGGATATCACCGAACGGAAAGAAGCAGAGAAGAAAATCGCTGAAAGGGAAGTCTGGAAACATGAACTTATTAAAAACTCCATGGACGGTATCGTAGTACTTGATCTTCAGGGTGGAGTTTATGAGGCAAACCAATGTTATGCGGACATGCTGGGTTATTCCCTTGAAGAAGTAAAGAAACTTCACATATGGGACTGGGATGTACAGATTGGGCGTGAAAAATTTCTCCGGATGTCAAAAAGAATGCATCAGGATATCAAATACATTGAAACACTTCACAAAAGAAAGGATGGTAAAATTCTCAATATGGAGATAAGTTCCAGCAATGCGAAATGTGGAGAACAGGAACTTGTATTCTGTGTATGCAGGGACATCACTGAAAGAAAACGTTCGGAAGAACAATTACAGAACCGAACACAGATGCTGGACATGGCCCTGGAGGCTACCTGTGCCGGCATCTGGGACGTGGACCTGCTGACCGGCAATATTGAGCTTCAGGGTCTGGATAGCTGGAAAAAGATAACCGGATACGATATTGAAGATTTTTCTGAGTATAATCTGAGCATGTGGGAGGAACTCATACACCCGGAAGATGCTGAAGAGGTTGTCAGCAAATTCTCAGACACCGCCAGCTGTAAAAACGATCACTATCTGGCAGAATACAGGATGCTGCACAAAAACGGACACTGGGTATGGATACGTGCACATGGAAGAATCTCCGGATTCAGTAAAGATGGAAGACCTCTTCATGTTTACGGGACACATATCAGTATAGATGAAAATAAGAAAGCAGAAGAAAAAGCCAAAGCAGCGAGTCAGGCAAAGTCGGATTTCCTGGCTAATATGAGCCATGAGATACGCACACCACTAAACGGGATCATCGGATTTTCGGACTTACTCATCAATTCACAGCCAGTTTCGTCTCAACTTCAGTATTTGCAGACAATAAATGCCTCTGCAAATTCGCTTCTTGATCTGATAAATGATGTGCTGGACATATCAAAAATTGAAGCAGGGAAGCTTGAACTTGTAAATGAAAAAGTAGATTTGAGAGAATTATGTGAACAGATAAATGATATGTTGAAGTATAGTGCACATGCAAAAGGACTGGAACTTCTCTCAAACCTTTCACCCCGGCTTCCTGATTTTATTGTTGCTGACCGCATGAGACTAAGACAGGTACTTGTAAACCTGCTGGGTAATGCTATCAAATTCACATCAGCAGGAGAAGTTGAACTTAAAGTCATTGCCGGAAAAACTGACATTGAGAGTAAAGCAGATATCACATTTTCTGTCAGGGACACAGGTATTGGGATTCCACCTGACAAACAGACGGATATATATGATTCATTCTCACAGGCGGATAGCTCAATTTCCCGGAAATACGGGGGAACGGGACTTGGGCTTAGTATCTCAAACAAACTGCTTGAAAAAATGTATTCTGAACTTGAGCTGACAAGTGAGGAAGGAAAAGGAAGTTGTTTCAGCTTTACTGTGAAATTCCCTGTTGAAACTATGGAATTATCTTATGAAGAAAAAACGAAAAATGTTGAAAAAATCCTCATTGTGGACGATAATGAGAAAAACTGCCACATCATCGGCTCAATTCTTGAAAATGCCGGAATCAACACAGAAATAGCACATTCTGCCGAAGAAACATTGAAGATATGTAAAGAACTAACTGATAGCATTGACCTGATGATCATGGATCAGCACATGTCTTTAATGAACGGGGATGAACTGGTAAGGGAGATACGAAAAGGAAATACCTGTTATTCTGCTGATATGCCGGTTATCATTATGCAGGATTCAACAGACATGGTCACTGAAAACGAACATAAAGAGGATTCATCAATAAACAAAAGATCAGTGCATATAATAAAACCAGTAAAACAAAGAGAGTTACTGGAAAGTATTGTCAATATAATGTCGGAAGGGGAAGGCAATATTTCTGAGGAAAGGTGCGTCCCGGAATTGCCAGATGACAGGCATGGTGGAAAATACAGCATCCTGATTGCGGAGGACAATGAGGTTAATATGCTCCTGGCCTCAACATTTGTTTCCAGAATCCTGCCTGAAGCAAAGGTGTTCAAAGCAAAGGATGGAAAAGATGCTGTGCGATTATTCGGGGAAAATATACCCGATCTTGTTCTAATGGATATCCAGATGCCTGAACTCAATGGATACGATGCTACTGTCATGATAAGGAATATTGAAAAAACCAGAGGGACCCACACACCAATAATAGCTCTTACAGCCGGAACTTTCAGAGAAGAAAAGGACAAATGTTTTGAAGCAGGACTGGATGACTACATACCAAAACCCATTATTTTTGACAACATTCGTCAGTTGTTTGACAAATGGTTATTTAAACAATATGAAGAAAATGAGAATGAAAAACAAAAAGAACATTCACTCGATCCTGTTCACTTTGATTCTGAATGGCTATCTGAAAATACAAATGGGAGCAAAGAGCTATATGATGATATTGCAGCTATGGCCATGAAATCCTTTGTCCGAAGCCATAAAGAAATGTGTGCCGCTTTTTCGATAAATGATATGGACAGGATGGCTACCATAGCCCATAAAACAAGGGGGACCGCACTTAACACCGGCTTTAATGTTATGGCATCCAGTGTTGAAGATATTGAAAATGCCGCAAAAAACGATCCTGAAAACGTTCTAAAGCTACTTGAAAAGATGGAAGAAGAGATCGAATATCTTATACGTTTTTTTGACAAACAAAATCAATGA
- a CDS encoding acyltransferase — MQNNTYVHKSARFYGSSSVGKESVVLENVILGYPRHSILMEITKAGAEIEDYGQPGSVIGDNAFIRAGTTIFSNVKAGNNFRTGHNAMIRENTTIGDNVLIGTNVIIDGTVTIGSNVSIQGNVYIPTHVTIEDKVFIGPCAVLANDKYPIRGEYHPEGPVIRKGASIGANATLVPGIEIGEGAMVAAGALVTKDVPAWKLAIGCPAKIIALPEKLETLNDI, encoded by the coding sequence ATGCAAAATAACACATATGTCCACAAATCTGCCAGATTTTATGGTTCCAGCAGTGTTGGTAAAGAGTCGGTGGTACTTGAAAATGTTATACTTGGCTATCCCCGGCACAGCATACTTATGGAGATCACAAAAGCCGGTGCCGAGATCGAAGACTACGGCCAGCCGGGTTCTGTGATAGGTGATAATGCATTCATCAGGGCTGGCACAACTATATTCAGCAATGTCAAAGCAGGTAACAATTTCAGGACGGGACACAACGCCATGATCAGGGAAAATACAACAATAGGCGATAATGTGCTCATTGGAACAAATGTGATAATTGATGGTACTGTTACAATAGGCAGCAATGTCAGCATACAGGGAAATGTGTACATTCCCACGCATGTGACCATTGAAGATAAGGTTTTTATCGGGCCATGTGCAGTGCTTGCCAACGATAAATATCCAATAAGGGGAGAATATCATCCGGAAGGTCCGGTGATAAGAAAAGGTGCTTCTATTGGTGCAAATGCTACGCTTGTCCCGGGGATCGAAATTGGAGAAGGTGCAATGGTAGCTGCAGGAGCACTGGTCACAAAGGATGTGCCTGCATGGAAACTTGCCATCGGATGCCCGGCAAAGATAATTGCCCTCCCTGAAAAACTTGAAACATTGAACGACATATAA
- a CDS encoding DegT/DnrJ/EryC1/StrS family aminotransferase, whose translation MIPIAKPQLDEAEIEAVSDVLRSGIIAEGPRVAEFEQAFAEYTGTEYAVAVNSGTAALHAALLAHGIGKGDEVITSSFSFIATANSVLFTGARPVFADIRPDSFNLDPHLIEEKITPATKAIMPVHLYGHPADMGAMAEIAEDHDLVLIEDACQAHGATYNGKKAGSFGTGAFSFYPTKNMTTSEGGIITTNSKEIAEKARMIRAHGSKQRYLHEMLGYNLRMTDISAAIGMVQLKRLPDYIEARQRNAKMLNEGLKSIGGVECPVVRGNCGHVFHQYTIRARKRDQLADYLKEKGIGSGIYYPIPIHRQPYYKELGYNDTLMVTEKASREVLSLPVHPGVTKDDINTICTIMNDWSETEC comes from the coding sequence ATGATACCGATTGCAAAACCACAGCTTGATGAAGCTGAAATAGAAGCTGTGAGCGACGTCCTGCGCTCAGGGATTATAGCCGAGGGGCCACGTGTTGCAGAATTTGAACAGGCATTTGCTGAATACACAGGAACTGAATATGCAGTGGCAGTAAATTCGGGAACTGCTGCCCTTCATGCTGCATTACTTGCACATGGTATCGGCAAAGGTGATGAAGTTATAACAAGCTCTTTTAGTTTCATCGCCACTGCTAACTCTGTACTTTTCACCGGTGCAAGACCGGTGTTTGCCGACATAAGGCCTGACAGTTTCAATCTGGACCCACATCTTATAGAAGAGAAAATAACACCTGCCACAAAGGCCATCATGCCAGTACACCTTTACGGGCATCCTGCAGATATGGGAGCGATGGCTGAAATTGCAGAAGACCATGACCTTGTCCTTATTGAAGATGCATGCCAGGCCCATGGTGCTACTTACAACGGAAAGAAAGCAGGTTCTTTCGGAACAGGTGCATTTAGTTTTTACCCTACTAAGAACATGACCACAAGTGAAGGCGGTATTATCACTACTAACAGTAAGGAAATTGCAGAAAAAGCACGCATGATACGGGCACATGGTTCAAAGCAGCGTTACCTGCATGAGATGCTCGGGTACAATCTCAGGATGACCGATATATCTGCTGCGATTGGAATGGTGCAGCTGAAAAGGTTACCGGATTATATAGAAGCAAGGCAGCGTAATGCAAAAATGCTTAATGAAGGACTTAAAAGCATAGGTGGTGTAGAGTGTCCTGTTGTCAGGGGGAATTGCGGGCATGTGTTCCACCAATACACCATACGTGCCAGAAAAAGGGATCAGCTTGCCGATTATCTGAAAGAAAAAGGGATTGGGTCCGGCATATATTATCCTATACCAATTCACAGACAACCGTATTATAAGGAACTTGGATACAATGACACATTGATGGTGACTGAAAAAGCCTCAAGGGAAGTGCTTTCATTACCTGTACATCCGGGAGTCACAAAGGATGACATCAACACTATTTGCACTATAATGAATGATTGGAGTGAAACAGAATGTTAA
- a CDS encoding UDP-N-acetylglucosamine 3-dehydrogenase gives MLKVGVIGAGAMGKNHIRIYSEMPDVELAGISDIDKDLVESLAQQYDTKAYTDYKEMLTSGLDAVSIVVPTKMHRQVATDAIESGAHVLVEKPIADTVENANAIIDKAKENDRLVMVGHIERFNPAVIKLKEIINSGLLGKIVSISTTRVGPYNPRIRDVGVILDIGVHDIDVISYLYGRDVNQVYAVAGADIHSFEDHATIHMRYDHEFSGLVEVNWLTPHKVRKLTAVGVEGVAYLDYIDQTVELHDSDWVRKAKVENKEPLRNELEYFIDCINNGKQPNPSGTDGKHALKVSLAAISSYKEAKMIEIKE, from the coding sequence ATGTTAAAAGTAGGCGTAATCGGCGCCGGAGCCATGGGTAAGAACCACATAAGGATCTATAGTGAAATGCCGGATGTGGAGCTTGCAGGTATATCCGATATAGACAAAGACCTTGTGGAAAGCCTTGCACAGCAATATGATACAAAAGCCTATACGGATTACAAAGAAATGCTTACATCCGGACTGGATGCAGTGAGCATTGTGGTCCCTACGAAGATGCACCGCCAGGTTGCCACTGATGCCATAGAATCAGGTGCGCATGTACTTGTCGAAAAACCTATTGCCGACACAGTAGAAAATGCCAACGCAATTATTGATAAGGCGAAAGAGAATGACCGTCTGGTAATGGTGGGACATATTGAAAGGTTCAACCCGGCAGTAATAAAATTAAAAGAGATTATCAACTCAGGACTTCTTGGTAAGATTGTATCAATTTCAACCACAAGAGTAGGACCATATAACCCCAGGATCAGGGATGTGGGAGTAATTCTGGACATAGGTGTTCATGATATTGATGTAATATCATATCTTTACGGAAGAGATGTCAACCAGGTATATGCAGTGGCCGGAGCAGACATCCATTCTTTTGAGGACCATGCTACTATACACATGAGGTACGATCACGAGTTCTCTGGGCTGGTGGAGGTAAACTGGCTTACACCCCATAAAGTGAGGAAGCTCACAGCTGTTGGTGTTGAAGGTGTTGCGTATCTTGATTATATAGACCAGACCGTTGAGCTGCATGACAGTGACTGGGTCAGGAAAGCAAAAGTAGAAAATAAAGAACCACTCAGGAATGAACTTGAATATTTCATTGATTGTATCAATAACGGCAAACAGCCAAATCCTTCCGGGACTGACGGGAAGCACGCGCTGAAAGTCAGCCTTGCAGCCATCAGTTCATACAAAGAAGCAAAAATGATAGAGATAAAGGAATGA
- a CDS encoding nucleotide sugar dehydrogenase: MSPKLENILKDKGPIKKIGVIGMGYVGIPAAALFADSDKFDHVLGFQRDSPSSGYKIGMLNRGESPLKGEEPGLEELLKKVTDVGKFECTPDFSRISELDAVTLAIQTPFADPKALEPDFGALKEGIRNVGRYLKPGILVVLESTITPGTTDGMAREILEEESGLKAGEDFALAHAPERVMVGRLLRNIQEHDRIVGGIDKASTDRAVELYSPVLTKGRVIPMSATAAEVTKTAENTFRDLQIAAANQLALYCEAMGINVYDVRAGIDSLKGEGITRAILWPGAGVGGHCLTKDTYHLERGVKLGTEDLDYPQDAESIYVLARRVNDFMPVHMYNLTVAALKRLNMGIKGAKIAMLGWAFINDSDDARNPPSEPYRDMVLEAGAGLKVHDPHVLSYPGVELLKDSNETMKDADAIVIFTGHREYFDLKPGDIKKLTGKEHTVIIDGRNVIDPDTFINAGFVYKGIGRGDRNSHMIVNQ, translated from the coding sequence ATGAGCCCGAAACTCGAGAATATACTGAAAGATAAAGGGCCTATAAAAAAAATAGGCGTTATAGGAATGGGTTATGTGGGCATCCCCGCAGCAGCCCTTTTTGCTGATTCCGATAAGTTTGACCATGTGCTTGGATTCCAGAGAGATTCCCCCTCATCAGGTTACAAGATAGGGATGCTTAACCGTGGCGAAAGTCCTCTTAAAGGTGAGGAACCAGGACTTGAGGAGCTCCTGAAGAAGGTAACGGATGTAGGTAAGTTTGAGTGTACTCCTGATTTCTCCAGAATATCCGAACTTGACGCCGTGACCCTGGCTATCCAGACACCGTTTGCTGATCCGAAAGCACTGGAACCTGATTTTGGAGCACTCAAGGAAGGCATCCGCAATGTTGGCAGATATCTTAAACCGGGAATCCTTGTTGTCCTTGAATCTACCATCACCCCTGGGACCACCGATGGCATGGCCAGGGAGATACTTGAAGAGGAATCTGGGCTTAAGGCCGGAGAGGACTTTGCACTTGCACATGCCCCCGAAAGAGTAATGGTAGGGAGGCTGCTCCGCAATATTCAGGAACATGACAGGATTGTTGGTGGTATTGACAAAGCAAGCACCGACAGGGCAGTGGAACTCTATTCACCTGTGCTCACAAAGGGCAGGGTCATACCCATGAGCGCAACGGCTGCTGAGGTTACAAAGACTGCAGAGAACACATTCAGGGACCTGCAGATCGCAGCGGCAAACCAGCTTGCTCTTTACTGTGAGGCCATGGGGATTAACGTCTATGATGTCAGGGCAGGTATTGACAGCCTGAAAGGAGAAGGCATTACTAGAGCCATACTCTGGCCTGGTGCTGGTGTCGGTGGGCATTGCCTTACCAAGGACACGTATCACCTCGAACGTGGCGTAAAACTGGGAACAGAAGATCTTGATTATCCGCAGGATGCCGAGTCAATTTATGTACTCGCACGCAGGGTCAATGATTTTATGCCTGTGCACATGTACAACCTTACAGTTGCCGCACTTAAGAGATTGAATATGGGCATAAAAGGAGCAAAGATCGCCATGCTTGGTTGGGCCTTCATCAATGACTCCGATGATGCGCGCAATCCGCCTTCAGAACCATACAGGGACATGGTCCTTGAAGCAGGGGCAGGACTAAAGGTACATGACCCTCATGTTCTCAGCTATCCTGGTGTTGAGCTGCTGAAAGATTCAAATGAAACTATGAAAGATGCAGATGCCATTGTTATTTTCACAGGCCACAGGGAGTACTTTGACCTGAAACCGGGGGATATAAAGAAACTCACAGGCAAAGAACACACCGTGATCATAGACGGCAGGAATGTTATCGATCCTGACACGTTCATCAATGCAGGATTCGTGTACAAGGGCATCGGACGCGGCGACAGGAACAGTCACATGATAGTCAATCAATAA
- a CDS encoding VanZ family protein — MKHKKEILISLTILYAGFIFYLSAQSNLSVPASIFKIPIMYELAGIAEKLGFGFLVDIADYAHGHMDKIAHMFLYFGLGVLLHLTFKNSDNVILKKYAAIFAVILGIIYGVSDEYHQSFVPGRSSSVHDLLADGIGVTIAQVLFVVLIMINLRRKKENDRDINPEDQKIID, encoded by the coding sequence ATGAAACACAAAAAAGAGATTCTGATATCCCTGACTATTCTTTATGCAGGATTTATATTTTATTTATCAGCACAGTCTAACCTGAGTGTACCTGCCTCTATTTTCAAGATTCCTATTATGTATGAGCTGGCAGGTATTGCAGAAAAACTGGGTTTTGGTTTTCTGGTAGATATTGCAGATTATGCCCATGGTCATATGGACAAAATTGCACACATGTTCCTCTATTTCGGTCTGGGTGTTCTCCTGCACCTGACATTTAAAAACTCAGATAACGTTATTCTTAAAAAATATGCTGCTATCTTTGCAGTGATACTTGGCATAATTTATGGAGTCAGCGATGAATATCATCAGTCCTTTGTGCCAGGTCGCTCCTCCAGTGTGCATGACCTTCTGGCCGACGGTATAGGAGTGACCATAGCACAGGTGCTTTTTGTGGTCCTGATAATGATAAACCTGCGTAGGAAAAAAGAAAATGACCGGGATATAAATCCCGAAGATCAAAAAATTATTGATTGA
- a CDS encoding NAD-dependent epimerase/dehydratase family protein, whose amino-acid sequence MKKVLITGGIGQVGSYLVDNMHDHHEVTVLDNLSSGKEPVLPSNVSFVKDDIRSPEARELASQNDIIIHTAAQISVARSMSEPLFDADNNVFGTLNLLEGAREGDIKRFVYMSSAAVYGNPEYLPVDEKHPQNPMSPYGASKLCGEKYCSMYHEAYGLPTVSIRPFNIYSPRQDPSNPYSGVISKFIGRLKEGLPPIIFGDGSNTRDFVSAHDVVDMITLLAGGAGKDGEVYNVGTGIVTRIDELAQIVLDIFDSPIDIEYKDPMPGDIKHSSSCISKSKAIGFEPKVDLYKGLEEIVGE is encoded by the coding sequence ATGAAGAAGGTCCTAATTACCGGCGGTATTGGTCAGGTAGGCAGTTATCTGGTTGACAACATGCATGATCACCATGAAGTTACAGTGCTGGACAACCTTTCCTCCGGCAAGGAGCCAGTTCTGCCTTCAAATGTTAGTTTTGTAAAGGATGACATTAGATCTCCTGAAGCCAGAGAACTTGCTTCTCAAAATGATATTATTATTCATACGGCAGCCCAGATAAGCGTTGCCAGATCAATGTCTGAGCCGTTATTCGATGCTGATAATAATGTCTTTGGGACTTTAAACCTTCTGGAAGGGGCCAGAGAGGGCGATATCAAAAGATTTGTTTATATGAGTTCGGCTGCTGTTTACGGTAATCCTGAATATCTCCCAGTGGATGAGAAACATCCACAAAATCCTATGTCACCGTATGGTGCCAGCAAGCTCTGCGGTGAAAAATACTGCAGCATGTACCATGAGGCATATGGTCTTCCCACTGTCAGCATAAGACCCTTTAATATATATAGTCCGAGACAGGACCCTTCAAATCCTTATTCTGGTGTTATATCTAAATTCATAGGCAGGTTAAAGGAAGGACTTCCACCCATTATTTTTGGAGATGGCTCAAACACTCGTGATTTTGTTTCCGCCCATGACGTCGTTGATATGATTACACTTCTGGCAGGCGGTGCCGGCAAAGACGGTGAAGTTTATAATGTTGGAACAGGCATTGTCACACGCATAGATGAACTGGCACAGATTGTGCTGGATATATTTGACAGCCCTATAGACATAGAGTACAAAGACCCTATGCCAGGTGACATCAAACATAGTTCTTCCTGTATATCAAAGTCCAAAGCTATTGGTTTTGAACCTAAGGTTGATCTTTACAAAGGCCTCGAAGAGATTGTTGGAGAATGA
- a CDS encoding UDP-N-acetylglucosamine-1-phosphate transferase: MLDLDSPSTLLALVLGSTFLTPFLATYISMPYFIRKLTEKGLIARDYYKREVTMIPERGGIAIILVAMVCFSLNTLFFKFSSTNYVILIVIAMFGLFGILDDMVDIGRVTKLLLMYYCSYPLIQYATHTAFTLPSVGNIELGILYLQFIVPTYVLVASNLVNMHSGFNGLASGLSVIVLISLIIKSVLIGDVDSIFAVVSVTGATLGYYIYDRYPSKIFWGNVGSLTIGAAIGTIIVVQGFIVSGFVMLIPHTINFLMYVYWRAMKFPVAKFGTEREDGTLEVPNPLTLKWVLPYYRRVTEKQATWAMYALTMLFCTIGILLPGRF, translated from the coding sequence ATGCTGGATCTGGATTCACCTTCAACACTTTTGGCCCTGGTTCTTGGGAGCACTTTTCTGACGCCATTTCTGGCTACGTATATCTCAATGCCCTATTTTATCAGAAAACTAACAGAGAAGGGGCTCATTGCCAGGGATTACTACAAGAGGGAAGTTACTATGATCCCTGAAAGAGGTGGCATAGCCATCATCCTTGTGGCCATGGTATGCTTCTCCCTGAATACTTTATTCTTCAAATTCTCATCCACAAACTACGTGATCCTTATAGTCATTGCCATGTTCGGCCTTTTCGGTATACTTGACGACATGGTGGACATCGGCAGGGTAACAAAGTTACTTCTTATGTACTATTGTTCGTATCCACTGATCCAGTACGCCACACATACCGCGTTCACATTACCAAGTGTTGGCAATATTGAGCTTGGGATACTTTACCTGCAGTTCATTGTACCCACATATGTACTTGTAGCATCCAACCTTGTGAACATGCACTCCGGTTTTAACGGGCTTGCTTCAGGATTGTCTGTGATCGTGCTTATCTCTTTGATTATAAAATCCGTACTTATAGGTGATGTGGACAGCATCTTTGCTGTTGTCAGCGTTACCGGGGCAACACTTGGATATTATATATACGACAGGTACCCATCAAAGATTTTCTGGGGAAACGTAGGTTCACTTACCATAGGGGCAGCCATTGGAACAATCATAGTTGTCCAAGGCTTCATCGTCAGTGGTTTTGTTATGCTTATCCCCCATACAATTAACTTCCTCATGTATGTCTACTGGAGAGCTATGAAGTTCCCGGTCGCTAAATTTGGAACGGAAAGAGAGGATGGAACACTTGAAGTTCCAAATCCACTTACACTTAAATGGGTTCTTCCATACTATCGCAGAGTTACTGAAAAGCAGGCCACGTGGGCAATGTATGCCCTGACCATGCTCTTCTGCACAATTGGGATACTTTTGCCAGGAAGGTTTTAA